In the Caloenas nicobarica isolate bCalNic1 chromosome 10, bCalNic1.hap1, whole genome shotgun sequence genome, TGGTATTTCTCAAGCTGTGAACAACTGCACtttcaaaaagattttaaaCTTCCCCTGCGCTGAAGCAGGATTAGCACTCCTAAACCATTCCTGACGCACATCATCTACTCTGTCCTTAACAGGCTACAATGAACAGGATTCTAGTACCACCCCAGATAGCCATGTTCCACTATTTAATTATCCATACTGATGGAAAATGTTTACCAATACTTACTTTAAATCTCTGCAGCTAGGTCTCTTATTTCTTACTTCATCCTCACACAACATAGAAAAAATCGCCACTATCTCCTTTATAACAACATTATACAAGATGTGCTTTTGACTCTTGCCTCACTCCTCCATTCAGATTGAAGTTGTTCTTCATAGGTAATGTTTTTCAGTACTATCACCACCATTCCAGATATTCCCCTGCTTATGTACAACTTTCAAACTGCAGGGCCTGAGATTTAAGACAGTAATTTAAGGGAGTAATCCAATCTCACCTACACAGACAAGGTTATTCTACTCAGCATGTCTTACACACGAACATCTTTAATATTCCTGAGATCTATTGTGTATGCTTTTGCAccctattttgcattttaacatTTAGCTTCCATTTCTTAAGCTAGTTCTTTGCACTACTATTAAGAGAAGATGTTGTTTTGGTTCTACAAAGTATTAAGATAAATCTGAAGTCTAATCTTCCTCCTGAATCATTATGCACTGATACTCTTACACACCTTTATCAACAAAATTAATAAGCAGTGTTCTCTGTTTCATTATCAGTATATTACTATAACCATGGCTACAGCCAATTCCTGTTTCATCCCAGGGTGACAGAAAACCCACAACTCTTTTGCTCCTCTTCAGACTCTATCCCTCCTCTCCCTGGTCCCATCAATAAATAGTCAACAATTTAGAGACTGCTTTGgtggtttcttttaattttcttagttGAATCTCACCTGGCCTTGCTAATATGTACACTTCCTCTAAACTGATCTTCCCTGTTCTGAACCAAAATCCTATCTAATTGTTAAAACTGACTGAGACGATTCTCTGGTAATAGTGGATAACTCAGCTGTCTCTCAACCATTATGTTATTTGTTCTCCTATTCTATAAAACAATGGTACTTATATTTTGCATTCCTTTGAGTGTTAACATAGTTATTATAACATGCTTTCTTAGGTCACCTAAAAACGGTATATTGTTTTGGACTGATAGAAAGGGAAAAGCTAAGGCCTGTATTTCTTCTACCTGTATCTTAGTTCCCACTTTTTATGCAAttcttctggtttgttttttgttgttgggttttttttgtttggttgttgttggtttggtgtctttgtgttttgtttttcttcatactTCTTCCGGTACTTTATAACTAACCTCAATCAGaacctctttctctccttcttcagTATGTTTTGCATTATCCAGTTCATCATGCATCTCAGAGAGCTGGTCTTGAAGATCTCTGATCTCAGTCTGGTGTTGTTCCTGTTCCATCTTCACTTGAAAAAGCCTCATCAGGAAAAATCAgacaggattttttaatttgtagaaATACTTATTTGTTCTTTCAAATACTAAAAAGATACAGGTATCTATTCCCATGTTCCCTATAAGGGAATGGGATATgaggcagaaaaaggaaatgtcagAGGGGCAAAAATGAGAACTCTTAAGCAGATATTTTAGTGGaaagttgcattttattttaatcctgGTACTATATTTTTGACTAAAGCACACAAGTGTTTCCATATTTTAGAAAGCTGAAATACATGTTATGACcatgaaatattaaaagcaattaaCGCTAAGAGGAAGACTATAAATTCAAgtaatctttcttttccttccagatATGCTAAAAACACGCCTTTTTTAAATGGTAGGAACATTTCCTGCAATAACAAATGTCAGCCTGTCTGATTCCATTAACATATTCTAAACACACAGGTACTTTTAATCTAAAAGGTTTAAGAAAAGGTACAAATTCTAATTAATAACTTTTCTAGGATTAACTCACTCCTCTAGGTTTTGCCTGAGTTCCTTCTCGCTTTCTTCCAGTTGCTTTTTTAAGGCTTCTTTTTCACATATACTTTCATCAAGTTGCAACTGAAGATCTTTCAGGCTTGCTCGTGTagcctctctctcctctttggAATTCTGCTGATTCTGAATTTTGTACACCAAAAGTTAAGTAAAATAATAGAGtaagcataaataaataaaaggcttttttattATATGAAAGAAGCCATTTCAagactttaatatttttcatttgtagagGTGCTTATTAATTTATGAATATTAAAATCTTGGAATGTTCATTAAAACATACAAAGCACTGCTTTTCgatttttattagaaatgtgAGAAATGAAGTCTCAGGACTATCTAATCAGTTTCAAGTATATTGATTCTTATCACAGACTCAAAATGCAAACGGAATGAAGCCAAGCTGTCCTCCTCATGTCTTCAGAACATGACTGTACTTAATTACTTTGAATTCAGCACTACAAAAATAATGCTATAATTAATAAACTGCAGCTACATGAGTAATACAGTTTGTCTCTCAGTCCATGTCTGTCTCACTGCAGTCAATGAATTAACATTTAACTCTGCAAATACCTAAGAAATTTTATGTGCATGTGCCTAACATTTTCATTCACTTCTCCAAGCTCCTCCTCGAATACTATGCTATGAGCAAATACACTTCAAATCAAAAGTCTTCTGTAAAAGGTAtatctagattaaaaaaaatacacagcaaaaaaaagattCAGCTGACTGATTAGTGTCActtatttcaaatataattttctaaGTAAGTCAAAAGCCTTATAACAACAAAATGCCATACCCTCACTTCTAGATCCAGTTTTTTCTCTAATTCTTCCACTTTCCTTTCAAGTTCTGCTTTTTGTTCCACCAATGCTTTTACTTCAGCCGAAGAATCTGAAACCTAGAATTAAACAGAGATGTTGATTCCCACAAAGCCCAGATGTTCTTTGacaattgttttttaaaatctaaactAAAGATACAAGCAAGGCTAATGAAGTGTAGCATCAACTGCCTGAGCTCACCAGGGCCTCTTCATATATGTCAAGCCAAGctaatattttcaaaggaatCATTATTTGATTTTCATAAAACTTTTAGTAATTGCTCAAGGCATGTTGTCaataatacataaaatacacacctaaacaaaaattcaaattagGTCACAGATGAATTAAATCATGAGTACTTAGGGCCAAATTTGCACGAGATATCACCAGTTACACAAAATGGACATAAAAGGGATTCATGCTCATATACCACAACAGATTTTTAGACACTGTTTTTTGgtaatttcttaaaatgtttaatattttcattttgactaATTATAGCCCAGGATAAAATAATCCTTAAAAGCAAGCATTTAATCCTTCTTATGCCATCACTGAAACAACTGGGCATTTCCTCACTTTGCTTTAGAACTGAAAAAACAGTACACCACAtaacaggaaacaaaaactTTTCAGTAGGCAGACTGTCAAATGCTATTATTGTAATACAGCTTTAAAGCAATATCCTAGATTACTGCTTTTCTAAATTACAAATATACTCTCCACTTAGATATCTATTTACATCACTAGAATGAGAAGACGCTCcaccattattttttaaagatatttatgACAGCTTTTTCTTCAATCCAACAACCTTTTGAGGTTCATGTTaagtttgcatttctttccttctaaaATGTAGAAGCTTTCATGGTAGACTCCTTTACATTGCTTTTCGATTGTTAACCAATAGATTTCCCATAAGTCAGCTCAGTGCATGATTAAAATTAAGCTATACTAGTGGAATGTTTATAAGAATAGTCTAATTGAAGTTAGCGAGGGGATTCAAATTTTTAAAGTCCTGTTTGAACACTGTATCACTATGACACAAGCCAAAAAAACTTAAGAAATTACTTACCTGCGtctttccagcagctcttgACTTTAAAGTCTGAATTTTCTCAAAAACCAAGTTGACTTTCCTTTTTGTTGCATCATCATTATCAGCACTTCTAAAACAGAGACAATACAAGTAAGCAACGATATGATCAAAGGTACTATTTTGTTAACATCAAAACAAATTCAGTGTCTGAACTATTGAAAATCaccactattaaaaaaatctaatatgAACTAGTCTGAAATTATCTTAACTATGATTTCATTAAACCCTTTAAAGAGAGGCTATTAAAAATTCACATTCCAAAcgttttctaaaaagaaaaaaaaaatctctgaactCTTTAACTGCTGCTCTCTTATACAAGACCATAGCTGTGGAAAGACAAGTATTCAGTATGTATATTATTCAAACATACTGAAATTAGAAGTAATTAGTACTAGGTTTCTCAAGTCCTGACTACTGCACCATAAGTAACACTTCAACAGCTCCCAGAACCTGCTACATGAGGAATGCAAAGAAATTTAAGTGCATAATGTATATGTTCATTCATTTCTCCTTCCATAATCTTTCAATAAGTTATCATCAGAAAATACCAAGTAAAAGATTTACAGGTGGATAAAGGGTTAAATGCACAGCAATAAGAAAGCTTCTGTCGAAGTTATTAAGAGATAACGCTTcgttgtttttgtttaaaaatatcaacAAGCTTAAACTCCCATTGAGTTTAAGTTCATGACTTGAATTCTTCATGAAGTCCACATCACTTGAAGTTAAACTCCAGAAGTATTTAATAGACAAAACATATTCTGATTCACAAATTTCAGGTACATATCATAAAACCCTGTACAATACTTTCTGTAAGTCTGGATTGCCTGTGTGTTTTGAAATCCTATAATGCCTTAAAGGACACAGCTGCAATACAGAAttatgaaacatttcatttacttatagctttgatttttcagtttcacattttaaatgtaataaacATTGAGAAAATACAGACTCCTCTCCAAAAGTTAAATATGTTTACTCACCCTTCCTTAAGGTAATTGTAAAGTATCTGTTTAGCAGTCTCTTCATTTGTTTGCTGTGCAAGATCTTGCTGGCCTTTTAAGAGATCGGGAGTTGCCTaaaaggacaagagaaaacatcaaaaaaaataatcctatgAGGGCTGTAAATACAACCTTTACACTAGAAATTCTCCATTCTTTtctattatgaaaaaaataatgtactgTGCACCTAAAGTTCACAAAAATCCACTGGGGTTTTGGGTTACTACAAGAAAAAAGCGTACTCCACaccaaaagaaaggaaatataattttgtatGGAGTTACATAAATCTCAGCATTCTACTTTTACGCATTTATGCTTAAGAATCATCATAAATTCCTCTACAATAACCTTCATTGGCCCCAACATCTTCCTTCACTCATACAAGAATAAGCTGTTTTACAAACCATGTTTTCTATACCTGCaactacagaaataatttttgtatttacatTTCTCCGAACAATTCTGCTACCCCATTGTATGAAGTATTGTGTAATGGGAGTTCATtgtaatgaaaagcagaaaaatatgcaCTTAACAGTATGACAGTTTTAGTACACTTGACTGCAAAATACAACTTAAAGAGTAAATTCAAAATTACCTGTATGTTAGGGACAGACGAAAACgtttttacagaaattttctTGGCTCCTGAATCAGGTGGAATTGTGATTCGGTTTGGCAATAATAAAGTAGAGGTTACTGTTTTAACTTCCTCTCTCTTACTCTGTCCCGGGAGTGTAGATGACTTAAACATAAAGCTCTCAGTATCAGCTCCATTTTGTTTATGGTATTGCAAAGAATTGAAATTGCTGTTCTGAGTGTCTTTATCAGGCATTTGCAGTTTTCCAATATTTCGAGCAGAAATCTTCATCTCTTTGGAATGTGACTTTTCATCTCTGGATAACTGCTTGTGAAGGCAAACTTTAGATGGTTTCAGCAAGTGCTCTGTTGACTTACCCAAGCTTTTACTGAATTCACCTAGATAATCTGAATTTACATCATTCCCTAATGACAAGGCACTATCAACGCTTCGTGATCTTTTACGATCATCTGGATGAATTCGGTTCCTTTTTCCTGACCTACCTCTCTTATCGACTTTCTTATCAAACTTTTCAATTAGCTGATCTACTCCTGGAAGTGAACCAGTGTCAATATCACGACCAGTTCCAGGCAAAAATGGGATatatcttctgttttcatgcCGATTAACGTTGTCTGCATAGATGGCATACTCCTGGTCATCAAGTAAAAATCTGTATAAGGAATTTGCAGAAGTGGGAGTAGCTGATGAGGACGATGATCTTCGTGAGTCATCCAGTACTGGCCCAGCTGAATCTTGCCTGCGGAAGGGAAGAACATCTGGCCGAGGTTTTCTTGTCTCTGGATAAGCAGTGGGACTAACACACTGAGATCCTCCTGCAGATGAAAACGATTCCGAAACACATCCTTCGCTGGGGCTGATTGTGCTACTGGGACAATCCAAGAGCTGCCTACTTTGGTCTTCTACTGACCTGTTCAAATGTatcttttctgaatttgcttTGGCTGGCTCTGCAAGAtaagtatttgttttctgtagagATACTACTTGAGATGAGGAAACCCAAGGCTTTGCTTCAGTTTTATCTTCTTCTGCAGAAGATTTAGATTTACTGCACAGAGAAGATTGGTAATTATCCAAgttcaagttatttttttcaggatcaTAAGGCTGTAACAGTTCAGGATGTCTTTGAAAGTTCAACAAATTGGAGGATTTCACTGTTCCATCTTTAACCTCTGatattccattttccttttcatccagGTTGGTCATCTTCAGGCTTTTAAGCGTACAGGGTTGCATGTGCTGTGTTCCAGGAAACTTTGTGCGTTCACTGTTTCTGTCCTCCAACTTAAAAGCAATATTGGAGTCGGTGGCTGGCTTGCTTACAGTCTGAGAAATGGCCTGCTGTTCTTttccaggaggaggaggattttCTGACAAACATCCTTCTGTATTGTTTAGTATTATGTACGGATGTCCATCAATTCCTTGGACTCTAATACTGACACCATAAGACCCTGTCCTAGAATTTTGTGCATTTCTAGTTTTTTGAGTCTCCTCACTTGCAAGTTCAAGAGTGACTTCATAGTCCTGCTGCACATgcttaaaaccagcaaaatatgGCTCCATGATTATCAGAGGATTATAGctgaatagaagaaaaattacgaaaatgtcattgttttaaatacttcagaTTATTTCATTAATCACTTTATTCTACCATTCAGTATGACTACGAAGACTAACAGTAATATgcagataaataaatatacaagcTACACGAAACCTAAAGTGAATACATTGTGATACAAAGATGAAATTACTAACTGATTCTTAATCAATGTAATGTTATTTTATGACTGTAAATGTTAAGAAATAACAACAGTTAAGATTACCCACACAGAGATGGTGTTAGTTGCTTTGGAATCAAATTACTTCAATTATAAGCAATTCCAGTACAATTTTTTGAATcaaagcagcttttattttggGTGTCTCCATTATATTTACTGAAAGACTGTATCCTTCACAAATCAATGATCGTTTTATAGCCAGCAGTTAGTATCAGCCGTATTAACATTTAAACATAAGCCCAGGAGAGCAAAACACAACCAGGCAGTTTTAGGTAACTAAAGCGCTGCAAGGAAGGTCAATATCCTCATGTTTTTGAGTTGTGCTTTTACATAGCTGGTTTTCAACACTTGTTTCTaaagacttctgaaaataaaccttttcatTTATAATCTCATTGTCATCCATAAGAATAAACTTTCCTACAGATTAAATTAACAATCCTCCAATTGTGGGCTTGTTCCAGAAAACTCCAGTTTACTATCAGTTACATACTATAAGCCAACTGTCTAGTGGCAGAGGCAATGCAGTGACAGTAGGAGCTGTGTCGATAGAAGAATGGAATACAAGACTCTGTCAGACTGATGCAAAACCTGGAGGGAATAAACTTTTGAACTGAGCTGGAAAGTTGAGTGATCACTGAAGCTTGACAACACCAAGATCACTAAACAATGGTGAATAATCATCAAGAGGAAACCGAAACAGCATGTCTCATGATAAAACCAACCTCTGCAGCCAGTTTCACTCTCCTGTGTATCTCAGCATGAACCATCTCCCTCAGATAGTCTAATCAACAGcagaatacaattttttttctgacagtgaATTAAAAAGTTTGGCTCAGTATTCATAGCATGCTAGTTTCCACCCAATTCTTCCTTCTAGCAGGACAGCTCTCCTCAAAAACCTCTTCTTCACCCTAAAAAACAACTCCCATTCCTCTTCAACAGCAGGCTTACTTCATCTGAAGGAATCAGCATATGTTTCTCTAAATACAATGCTAGATATCAAGTGATTatgttaatgaagaaaaaagtagatTTGGTGAACTAGTTAAATTTACCAAAATTAATTCTGGGGTTAAATTCACTTAGTAAAGGGAAGTATAATAAATAGACACTATGAATTTGATCTCCATCTAAGGCCTCCTGGAGTaggaagagaaacagaacaagggaaaagcaaagatgAGCCAGAGAAGGCTAAGAGAAGTGGGAAAATGAAGGAGCAAGAACAATAGAAGGAAACAGCAAGTACCAATACACTTCATTATCTTGGGTCTCCAAAAAAGTATTTCTCCATACTTTTCTACCTCCCTTTCTGAATACTCATAACATCCCACATTAATTACACTGTTTTGATGTATAAGCTGAGACAAAAATGACAATGTAAAAATAGCAGTAGCTGATTCTAATCACCCAGAGTCAATGAAGAGATCACCATTGATTCAGTGGGTTTTTGACCAGGGCACTGAAATCAGCTTTTGAATTGCACTGGTGGTGgctgagaaagcaaaggaggaaaaacagcacTGTACAGAGTTGTAACTTAGAATATACACTAAAAGAAACAGACTACACTAATCTAATGAATGGTTGCTGGAGGTAGGAAAGAAACCAGGTTGTCCACTCTGTTCTTTAAACTCTCAAGTGGGTCCAGCTACGTTCATTTATGTCTCAAAATTGTTCATTCTTTGCTCAAGGCAACAAAAAGGAAGTAGTTTTAAAAGTTCAAaagttgttttcaaataaaagtaagtattttgaagcttttatgctttccatttttatattaCTGTTGTGTTATATGACGTTGATCTGATGTTATTACTTCAGTTATGtactgaaacaataaaaatttaaatcatTTCAAgttttagcaaaataaaaatgataaagtTTCTCAGACTTCTAATTCAAATCTGCACAATTGTCTAGGGGAAAAGTGTTAATAAGACatgatttttaaactgaaaattactAACAAAGAGACTTCAAAcagtctgtggaaaaaaaaatctattttctaaaGAGCAAATGTTTGAAGTGTTTCAActaatgttttcagaaaatacaaatgattCAGAACTCTAACTTTGTAAAAAGTTTGCAGAATACAGTGTACTGATGCTACTCTGAGTAAGTTAAAAATCACTCATGCAACCATgttagtaaaaaaaaccccacgattTATACACAGTTGGTAGCATACATCTGCAGTAGATGAATACGTGAATGTCTTTAGTAAGGATCTCCACTTAGCAATTCTAGCAAGATAAGAAATGTCATCAATAAGTTTAGACAAATTACGTAGTATATCAAAGTTTACACTATGCTTAAAAGCTGTATGTGTTAGTAGACCTACAAAAAGAATAAAGTTAATCTGAATTTGCTAATAACGGTAGCAATtaacaaacacaagaaaatggGGTCAACAAAACTAAacctaaaacttaaaaaaaaggtattcaAATCAATCATAAAAGATAAGCAATAAATTACAACATGTCAAATTCAGGACGACTCCAAAAGCTGCACTTTTGAACATATTGCAAAGTtgctaaaatattaaataaccaggaagaaaaaaaacacacacgcacacacacaaaacaaacaacaacaaacaacaacaaacaccaaaacccgcacaaacaaacataaaacaaaaataaccacacacaccacaaaacaccaaaactcCTAGTGTATAGTGGAAACAGTACCTAGGTTAATAATCTACCTTAAATTAACCATTAATATATTAACTTGTCTCTAAAactaatattaataaaacactTAATTTTATGATACAAAAGGACAAAATCTTTGATTTCAAAATGCTAAACCAACAATTTCttagataaaacattttatttttctggaactgtgaaaaaatatgtatatataaattcCCATTACACCCACAAGAAGATAAGACAGCTGGCCCTACCATTCAAATATTTGAATGCTCTACTTAAAACTTCCTGTATAAAATAGGATGGATAATACTCCCACAAACTATATAAtatcaaaaagttattttataatGCATGAAAACACTAGTTTTGTCATATAGTaaacatttttacattaaaaaaagcattgcTGATTTTACTCACAGCCTTTCTGATgaaaacctaaaacctctaatgATGTTAATTGTTTAATTACAGTTAGTCTACACACACGTTGCACAGTCGGCATCTCAGGCTTTGGCAGGCTTATAGCAATAGATTAAGATGGGAGGACTGAAGCTGTTCCTCTCCCATCTGCCTGTCCCACTCCTCTGACGAACGCCACGATGTCAAAAATGAGAATACCTGAACACTCTGACAGCCGAGTTAGACCTCAGTCATGAAAATTTACAGACTGCCATACTCAGGTAAACGCAATCAGCCTTGCGTTCCATACCATCAGTGACTGAAATTCTGTTACCAGATACAGTGGAGGAGCTGACAGCTGGGGGCACTGACAGCTACAGTTGCCCCGTTTTAATCTTCTTTAAGTCTGCTGAAGCCCTCAAATGttatcatagaacagtttgtttACTCTTAAGCTTATGAAAAGAGGTTACATATATTAACAGTAGTTAGGAAGATACTTTCCCTGTTTGTGGGGCTTCTTGTTGTCTCTTCGTAGTTACTTACTAAAAATTAGAAGcgagtttttgtttggtggtgtttttttttttaatagatatagAAACTCCAATTCCAGGTTTTCAccaaattagtattttaaattttaaataatatagtCTTGCTAgtaatttcatttgctttctcagaggagtttaaaaatacagttttcaggaaacagaaacaatGATTCTGCACAAATTCTTAATTAGGTAGAAGACTGTCATTCtcttattttataaaatcaGTTATCTCCTATTTGTGAAGCAAATATTATCACAACAGCATATAGAAATTAATCAGGACATAATAACTACTtcaatacattattttcttttgaaaatattctacTTGCCAAACCAACAGATAATATAGACAAGGACATCGAACCATCAATACTTTTCAGTGATTAGAAGTTCAGCTGCAGTTTAGAACAATGGAAGTGTATTGACATGTTCTGATTGGTAACTTTATCTGCTCTTCATACAGAGCCAATTTTTATTGACCAGAAAAGTTTCACCTGAAAACTTTCAaacactccaggaaaaaaaaaagcctgattttCTACAGTTACACCATATAAACTTAAGCAGCTGGATTTACTGATCAACAAGTTCAGTAAATCCAGTCATCATCCAGAGCAAGTCCAAAAGAACACAGAGATCCAGGACACACGGTCAGGCATAAACAAAGCAAATTCACTCCAGTAGGTAACGCATTAAGCTGTACAGATATCATTGGAGTATATTCACTGTATTCCCCAGataagttattttatttgaaatttcatCAAAAGAGTAATTTTCAATCAAATATCTCCTGGAAAACTGTCAAGAGCTGAAAGAAAGTGACTTAATGAGTTCACTATAGATTCAGCCTGAGCCTGCAGGTCTACGTCTTTGTATCTACACAGGCCCTTCCTCACTCTGAAGCCCCATGAACACCATGTGTACTACCTGTTCGGTCACATTCAGTTTATTAGGCTACAGAATgaagttctttaaaaagttCCAATATGTTGGTTTTAAAGATACTTACTTCACTTCAAAGTTGTATTACTAACTTACTTAAAAAATGTGGGCCGTAACACAGTATCTCCAAAAGCAACAGCTCTAGCACGCTGTTATCTCAGCTTGTAAAATCCTCCCTGTTCCTTCTGTGAGCCAGCAAGCATCCAGCCACACAGCTTTACtgatcagcaaaaaaaaaaaagcaggtaagGCACCAGGGAATGATGTGATCACCTATTCTAGCAGCAGCATGGCCTTCGACCACTTCAGGGAATCACAAAATTCAAAACTAAATTTGTGGTTTAACTCCATTTTCAGGGAcagaaacctttaaaaacttctgtgaacaagcaaacaaaattggCACTTAAAGCTGGTCAGGCCTTTCAGTTTTagggtttctttttaaaataagccttCATAAAGGTATTTAAGCACTCATTTTAAATACTGGTCTCTAGTGGGTATGAACGTTCCATAATTTATAATTACTCAGAagtggtttgatttttctgaactttttttttttcaaaaataaaaactatgaCATATTTGTTTATAAAGAGAACTTGTCAGCAGAGGTTCTCATGTCTGAAAATCTAATACTCTGCATATTCTTCTGTAGCAGTTTGTTCTTCAGCATTGATACAATACCTTAGAAAGAATCACAGGAGAAGAATACTTAAGGTTTAATAGgccaaaaccattttttttaaaatgcctccaaaatatttcctttcacagCTATTTTAAAGCTAGATACCAGGAGCTATTTGAGACCTGcttcacaaaaaaagaaaatccctgtCATTTGGAGCCCCAACTGCTTTCTCTGCCAACATGAGCAGAAAAGAGTGCCTTTGAGAAACATATTCCTGTGCCAGACACGGCTGTTTCTTCAGCCACTCTGCAGCCTTCCTAACATTACAGCATCACAAAGGCATGGAATTGTGTCCACTCATCCATTTCAGTTCTTCTTTAGCCAAATCTACAagtcagatttattttttaaaaaatgccttcCCAATCCTGCTAAATGCTAAACTCTGCATATGAAGCTTGCTCTTCTGTATCCTGCCTATACACCCCTATTACTAGGCACGCCTCTAACACATCTGCAATAAAGCATCTCACACTGCCTGCTTCTAGCATGCAAGCCAAGTAGCTGTGCCGGACAGAcagggctcctgggacagataaaaaaggcagagatgttGACCGGCATGTGGAGGGACACGCTATCCCCCCATCAGTGATGTGCTCCCTGACCTCCTTAAAAAGTCGCAGATCCTTCACAGCTATTGTCTCACATTACACGTGGGCTCCTTTTGCAACACCTACTGAAGGAATATGGAAGAATAAAAAGGATCTGACTTTTTCTATGGCACTAGCAGTCCTCCCTTGCTCTCTTGATGATAGAAAAACAGAACTCCCGCATATCCAATATAATCCTGAGACTCCTAAAACAGAGTCAGTTGTAG is a window encoding:
- the CGNL1 gene encoding cingulin-like protein 1 isoform X4; amino-acid sequence: MEPYFAGFKHVQQDYEVTLELASEETQKTRNAQNSRTGSYGVSIRVQGIDGHPYIILNNTEGCLSENPPPPGKEQQAISQTVSKPATDSNIAFKLEDRNSERTKFPGTQHMQPCTLKSLKMTNLDEKENGISEVKDGTVKSSNLLNFQRHPELLQPYDPEKNNLNLDNYQSSLCSKSKSSAEEDKTEAKPWVSSSQVVSLQKTNTYLAEPAKANSEKIHLNRSVEDQSRQLLDCPSSTISPSEGCVSESFSSAGGSQCVSPTAYPETRKPRPDVLPFRRQDSAGPVLDDSRRSSSSSATPTSANSLYRFLLDDQEYAIYADNVNRHENRRYIPFLPGTGRDIDTGSLPGVDQLIEKFDKKVDKRGRSGKRNRIHPDDRKRSRSVDSALSLGNDVNSDYLGEFSKSLGKSTEHLLKPSKVCLHKQLSRDEKSHSKEMKISARNIGKLQMPDKDTQNSNFNSLQYHKQNGADTESFMFKSSTLPGQSKREEVKTVTSTLLLPNRITIPPDSGAKKISVKTFSSVPNIQATPDLLKGQQDLAQQTNEETAKQILYNYLKEGSADNDDATKRKVNLVFEKIQTLKSRAAGKTQVSDSSAEVKALVEQKAELERKVEELEKKLDLENQQNSKEEREATRASLKDLQLQLDESICEKEALKKQLEESEKELRQNLEELFQVKMEQEQHQTEIRDLQDQLSEMHDELDNAKHTEEGEKEVLIEELMQMKQDLQEVLIAKDQQEEILRKRERELTALKGALKEEVSSHDMEMDKLKEQHDKELLNLQQRLEKATESAAVLASERNAAQEVQNSIENQVKELTEENEQLKRSVDELESKIEELHKQIGNMKEEENSMKEKMKRYEEEKQQLEQALKHAEKEAKDLVVLKRSLESQVEDMQENICCLSQEQQQLTQQLKDETQQKEQLRQIKKEMENEQWQLNKTVEKLQKEMSEMVEVSRTSTLELQNQLDEYKEKNRRELADVQRQLKEKNLEVEKWRLTTMRMQEEMRLMEENLRDHQRAQDEAITKTQLLEQTVKGLEYELEAKNHLKDDRARQIKLMEDKLSHLELELDEEKTNSDLLSERISRCREQIEQMRTELLQERAIKQDLECDKISLERQNKDLKSRILHLEGSYRSSKEGLVAQMEARITELEERLENEERDRANFQLSNRRLERKVKELMLQVDDEHLSLTDQKDQLSLRLKAMKRQVEEAEEEIDRLESAKKKLQRELEEQLDMNEQLQGQLNAAKKELSRLKKSPSKVLADSDDDDDDDFSTDGDSLCEVPSGNNFSKDDDTKI